From the Lolium rigidum isolate FL_2022 chromosome 2, APGP_CSIRO_Lrig_0.1, whole genome shotgun sequence genome, one window contains:
- the LOC124693243 gene encoding ferredoxin--nitrite reductase, chloroplastic yields the protein MASSASLQSFLPPSAQYATSSSRRRTGRARFVPCSAVSAPSSSAPAEAVSADRLEPRVEQREGGYWVLKEKYRTSLNPQEKVKLGKEPMKFFTEGAIKDLAKIPIEELDADKLTKEDVDVRLKWLGLFHRRKQQYGRFMMRLKLPNGVTTSEQIRYLASVIEKYGKEGCADVTTRQNWQIRGVTLPDVPEILDGLRSVGLTSLQSGMDNVRNPVGNPLAGIDPDEIVDTRPYTNLLSSYITNNSEGNLAITNLPRKWNVCVIGTHDLFEHPHINDLAYMPAEKDGKFGFNLLVGGFISPKRWGEALPLDAWVPGDDIIPVCKAVLEAYRDLGTRGNRQKTRMMWLIDELGMEVFRSEIEKRMPNGVLERAAAEDLIDKKWERRDYLGVHPQKQEGLSFVGLHVPVGRLQAADMFELARLADEYGSGELRLTVEQNIVLPNVKNERIDALLAEPLLQERFSAHPSLLMKGLVACTGNQFCGQAIIETKARALQVTRDVEARVSVPRTVRMHWTGCPNSCAQVQVADIGFMGCLTKNSSGKIVEAADIFVGGRVGSDSHLTGVHRKSVPCEDIVPIVADLLVEHFGAVPREREEDEE from the exons ATGGCGTCATCGGCCTCCCTACAGAGTTTCCTCCCGCCATCCGCCCAGTACGCCACCTCGTCGTCCCGGCGCCGCACCGGCCGCGCCCGCTTCGTGCCGTGCTCGGCCGTCTCCGCGCCGTCGTCCTCCGCGCCGGCCGAGGCCGTCTCGGCGGACCGCCTGGAGCCGAGGGTGGAGCAGCGGGAAGGAGGGTACTGGGTGCTCAAGGAGAAGTACCGGACGAGCCTCAACCCGCAGGAGAAGGTGAAGCTGGGCAAGGAGCCCATGAAGTTCTTCACCGAGGGCGCCATCAAGGACCTCGCCAAGATccccatcgaggagctcgacgccGACAAGCTCACCAAGGAGGACGTCGACGTCCGCCTCAAGTGGCTCGGCCTCTTCCACCGCCGCAAGCAGCAGT ATGGCCGGTTCATGATGCGTCTGAAGCTCCCGAACGGCGTCACCACGAGCGAGCAGATTCGGTACCTGGCGAGCGTGATCGAGAAGTACGGCAAGGAGGGATGCGCCGACGTGACCACCCGGCAGAACTGGCAGATCCGCGGCGTGACGCTTCCCGACGTGCCGGAGATCCTGGACGGGCTGCGCTCCGTCGGCCTCACCAGCCTGCAGAGCGGCATGGACAACGTGCGCAACCCCGTCGGCAACCCGCTCGCCGGCATCGACCCCGACGAGATCGTCGACACCCGCCCCTACACCAACCTCCTCTCCTCCTACATCACCAACAACTCCGAGGGCAACCTCGCCATCACCAACCT TCCTAGGAAGTGGAACGTGTGCGTGATCGGCACCCACGATCTGTTCGAGCACCCGCACATCAACGACCTGGCGTACATGCCGGCGGAGAAGGACGGCAAGTTCGGGTTCAACCTGCTGGTGGGCGGGTTCATCAGCCCGAAGCGCTGGGGCGAGGCCCTGCCGCTCGACGCCTGGGTGCCCGGCGACGACATCATCCCGGTGTGCAAGGCCGTGCTCGAGGCGTACCGTGACCTGGGCACAAGGGGCAACCGCCAGAAGACGCGCATGATGTGGCTCATCGACGAGCTC GGCATGGAGGTGTTCCGGTCGGAGATCGAGAAGAGGATGCCGAACGGGGTGCTggagcgcgcggcggcggaggacctGATCGACAAGAAGTGGGAGAGGCGGGACTACCTGGGCGTACACCCGCAGAAGCAGGAGGGCCTCTCCTTCGTCGGCCTGCACGTGCCCGTCGGCCGCCTCCAGGCCGCCGACATGTTCGAGCTCGCCCGCCTGGCCGACGAGTACggctccggcgagctccgcctcaCCGTGGAGCAGAACATCGTGCTCCCCAACGTCAAGAACGAGAGGATCGACGCGCTGCTCGCCGAGCCTCTGCTCCAGGAGAGGTTCTCGGCGCACCCGTCGCTGCTGATGAAGGGGCTGGTGGCGTGCACGGGCAACCAGTTCTGCGGGCAGGCCATCATCGAGACCAAGGCGCGGGCGCTGCAGGTGACGCGCGACGTCGAGGCGCGCGTGTCCGTGCCCAGGACGGTGCGCATGCACTGGACCGGCTGCCCCAACAGCTGCGCGCAGGTGCAGGTCGCCGACATCGGCTTCATGGGGTGTCTGACCAAGAACAGCAGCGGCAAGATCGTCGAGGCGGCGGACATCTTCGTCGGCGGCCGCGTCGGCAGCGACTCGCACCTCACGGGGGTGCACAGGAAGTCCGTGCCGTGCGAGGACATTGTGCCCATCGTCGCCGACCTCCTGGTGGAGCACTTCGGGGCCGTGcccagagagagagaggaggacgaggagtag